The DNA segment AACGTTGAGGTCGTCGTGCAGCTTCGACTTGAGCGTGGTCATGCCTTGATTGTCGCAGGAACGGAGGGAGGGACGCCCACGCATTCACGGCGTGCTCCCGAACCCCGGTGTCACAGGGCCCGTTCGGGCGGACGGTCACCAGCCCGCTCCGGACCGACCGCCCGGAGGGTGACCGCGGAACATCCGCTCCTCCCGGATCTGACACGATGGGCATATGCGCGCGCGATACGGAATCCCCCTGGGAATCACGGCGGCCGGTGCCGCCGGACTGGTGTACGCGGCGGGCTTCGAGGCCCGCTCCTTCCGACTGCGGCGGGTGACGATCCCGGTCCTGCCCGCCGGAGTGCGCCCGCTGCGCGTGCTGCAGGTATCCGACATCCACATGGTGAGCGGCCAGCGCAAGAAGCAGCGCTGGCTGCGCTCACTGGCGGGTCTGCGTCCGGACTTCGTGATCAACACGGGCGACAACCTGTCCGACCCGGAGGGCGTCCCGGAGGTACTGGACGCGCTGGGCCCGCTGATGGAGTTCCCGGGCGCGTACGTCTTCGGCTCCAACGACTACTACGGCCCGAAGCTGCGCAACCCCGCCCGCTACCTGATCGAGAAGGTCCAGGGCCGGCACGGCCTGAACGGTAACCCCCCAGTCGCCGACGTGGTCCACAACCCGTGGGAGGACCTGCGGGACGGCTTCGACGGCGCGGGCTGGCGGAACCTGACGAACACCAGGGACACCCTGAAGATCGAGGGCGCCACGATCGAGCTGACCGGCCTGGACGACCCGCACATCAAACGGGACCGCTACACGGAGGTGGCGGGCGGCCCGTCGGGCACGGCCGACTTCTCGATGGGTGTCGTCCACGCCCCCTACCTGCGCGTCCTGGACTCCTTCACGGCTGAGGGCTACCCCCTGGTCCTGGCCGGCCACACCCACGGCGGCCAGCTCTGCGTCCCGTTCTACGGCGCCCTGGTCACCAACTGCGACCTGGACACCGACCGCGTGAAGGGCCTGTCCTCGCACACCTCCGAGGGTCGGACGTCCTACCTCCACGTCTCCGCGGGCTGCGGAACCAGCCGCTACACCCCGTTCCGCGTCGCCTGCCCTCCGGAGGCGACGCTGATGACACTGGTGGGGCGGGAGTAACCCGGAGCCGGGG comes from the Streptomyces sp. KMM 9044 genome and includes:
- a CDS encoding metallophosphoesterase, translated to MRARYGIPLGITAAGAAGLVYAAGFEARSFRLRRVTIPVLPAGVRPLRVLQVSDIHMVSGQRKKQRWLRSLAGLRPDFVINTGDNLSDPEGVPEVLDALGPLMEFPGAYVFGSNDYYGPKLRNPARYLIEKVQGRHGLNGNPPVADVVHNPWEDLRDGFDGAGWRNLTNTRDTLKIEGATIELTGLDDPHIKRDRYTEVAGGPSGTADFSMGVVHAPYLRVLDSFTAEGYPLVLAGHTHGGQLCVPFYGALVTNCDLDTDRVKGLSSHTSEGRTSYLHVSAGCGTSRYTPFRVACPPEATLMTLVGRE